AACACCGCGAGTCGAAGGACATGAGGGGGCGAACCGGACCGGAACAGGCGCGGAGTCCCCTTCCTTTATAACGGCCGGGCTTTCCGGATCCAACTGGAGAACACCAGCTTACCAGCGAGGAAATCGCAGAAAAAAGGTGCCAGGATTTTGGTGCTCGTCAGGGCAAGGGAGCTTCTCTCCAGTAGAGGTGCCCCGCTCGCTACGCCGGCCATCCGCTGGCCTTACTGACCCGAGTGGTTTCTAGTTGGAAGAGCGGGGCGACGCCACCACCTCTCTCGTGGAGGTGGGCTCGCAGGGGGACGCCTTATAAAGCCGTGTGTTTCTGGTTGCTAACGGTTGCTTACTCGGAATAACTGCAAAACCCCGCCATCTTCCGCTGACCGCAGCAGACTTCTACgaacccacacacacacacacacacacacacacacacacacacacacacacacacacacacacacacacacacacacacacacacacacacacacacacacacacacacacacacacacacacacacacaaaacgcCCTCATTACGGGTATTTTCCGAGGCCTCAGGCGCGGGTGGTGGCACGTGCTGGTGTTGTGGTGGACGGTGCCTCGTTTTCGGGGGAATTGAGCTGAGAGGACGGAGGATTCGCTGGTGCGCCGTGTGGAGGAGAAAGCTGGTGTTTCCGTTCTGTTTGGGGAAGGCCACTTCGTTACATTGTGGTGGGCTGCACTTCCTACATATTCCCTTGGATAGGGAAAGCTTCCAACGGTTGGAATTTGAGGACGGTGCCCGCTAATTAAGTTAGTCAATTTCGGATTGGCGAGAGATGGCCTGCAAGAGGCTCCTTCTCCTGGTGGTGCCTTAGTGCTAGATTCGCATAAGTGCTGGTGTTGAGTTGAAAAGTGGATTCTTCCGCTCCCTCCACACCAGGAAGTGATTGGCATTTGGAGCCTGGAAACCCAACCAACGCCGGTGAACTGTAAAAAATATCGGACTCAGAGCCAAAAAACGTCTCTGTTAGAGCTGCCACCGATATGCAGAGGAAGTGGAATATACCAGCGAAGTGCCTTAACCAAATGATGGCTTCAAATCGACGTGTGCGGAAACCCGGCTCGAGCACGCATCTACAGTGAGTTTGCGGTCGAGAAAGGAATAGGTCCCGGAGGCCTCTGGGTCTGGAACTCGGGGGTTCTCCACACATTCAGTCGTTGGCCCCGCACTGCGGGAGCTAATAAAGGAATTAGACCTTATGAGAACGGCGGAGCGGGAAGCCGCACTGGGAAACGGGGTTGGAATGGTTTCTTCCAAAGTTCTGAGAGCCGACAGAAAAAAGACACCATCGTTGAGGGCGGTTGACCCAACACCGAGAGGCAAAAGACAGAACAACGCACCCCACTTCTTTCGCAAACGTTCCCATCTTCGTGCTACTGATTCGATTCGAGTGGTTTGGGACGTCGTTGAGGGCAAGAGCCCATCGCCTTATCAAGCGTTTTCACCGTAATGGGGTCCAGCGGTCATTGCCCAACGTGAGAGAAGACAGGGGCCTTGTGCTTCACCAGGGCCACTTATAAACAAGTGTATTAGACCGCGGCAACACGGAACCAGGCACGGCGTCTAAATGcacctgaaaaaaaaaagcgaaatttacacagttttttttttctacccaccaccaccttgATGCTTTAAGACTTCCGGTGGTTTAACCCTCTTCCGGGGCTTCAGTTTGTCAAACAGTAGGAAAAGGTCGGAAGGAAAGGTGTATTCCACCATTCGCGTGAGGTTGCCCGGTGCGGGACGTGTGGCTTTGTACTTATCGACGTGGCGCGTCGGGATATGGGGggctttaaaaaataaaataaaatatatatatatcaagaGTTGCCCCCCAAACTTTCGGTAACAGAGGCGTATGAGAGAAGAAAACGTCAGCGCGTAGGataaaggaggggaaaatatgACAGCAAAAAATATGGAGGGAGGCCACTGCAGCGACAGGCATCTTCGTGCGAAGTCCGGAACCTCAACCTCGAATTGCAGAAACAGGATGTCAAAATGTGCCCCAACCCGCGCTCTTTTGCACCGAAGTCGTTTGGATGACGGATATCGACTCATTGTGGGAATGCCGGcaaaaaaagggggcaaaaggaaatgaagataAATTTGAATACTACGATAGTGTCCCGGAAAAGCTATCATAGCACTCTCAGCTCCGACACGGCCGTGCAAACATTCATGAACATAAGTCCTCGTGCAACGGAATAGGGTGTGCCGCCCAGTAACTGACTGCGTTGCATGGTAGCGTACGTGTCGCGCGTGGCCCGCTATCATGCCCGTAAATTTACATCTTCGcgatttcaaaaaaaaaaaaaacggtcaTCAGTACCATTACGAAGAATAAGTCCGGCTAAACTGAAGAAGATTTCGAAGATTGGGGCAACGAGCCCAGGAGGTTTTACTAGAAGGGTACTGGGAGGTATTGTGAGGGTGTCGGTTAGCATCGGCGGCCGCTGCTCGTGAATAAAATCCTATGCCCAATTCGGCGGAAAAGCAATAACGTGGCGTCGGGTCCTGTCGCATTGTACATTCATGGGCAGCGGAGAGTTGACAGAAATTTACATCTGCGGAACGCCACTTCCGTGCCTCCGCCCAGGAAATCGATGCATTGCACAGTGTGGGGATCAGCCGTGTCGTGTTGGAACAGCATTTTCTCTCCCCGTTGGTCGCTGGGCGCACTCTCGTACACTGCCCGCAGCACTACCCGCGCCAAGGAGCTTTTGGAACCGCAAGGCGCAGgcgtggggggggggcgcaCGCCTTTGACGAAAGTGCAAGGACAAGTCaacgcaaaaaaagaaaaataaaacgaacgCAAAGGCATTTCTTTGCAAATGGACAATCAGGGGTGAGTAGGGGGCGAAGCTGTTACGCTCACATGGGAGGGGCTGCGGCCGCACCGGGGAATGGGGCCCAGGCACAGGCTCCAGTTGAAATTCTTCGCCGAAGCGTCGCGACAGCGGATCCACAAGTTTGGGGGGCACTGGTGCCTCGACAGGTCTAAACATTTTCCACAATAGGGGAAGAGGACGTGCCAGTTTGGGCTCAATGGAAGGGGGAAGAAGGGGCCCCTCTGGCGAAGTGACTTCGGGGCCGAGATAGCAACCAGAAACCGGGATTTCAACGCGAATGAAGGAGCGTTGCGGGTCAGATAGCGCTGTGTTGCTAGGGGATGCGGTATTGGGTGGTCAGTGCGATGAAACCTTCAGCATCAGCAGGCAAAGCTGGAGATCCCCCTCAGCAATTTGTGAGCCACGCGCAGTTTGGGTGAAAACAGGAAAGGGCGGACCCCAAAGACGGGCGACCAAGGAGAGCACCAAACAGATGATTTTGGAGTGCAAAAACGGGAGAATAGTTTAGCCTCACAGCTAACTAGGCGTTTTTCAGAAGTTGGAAGTAGTGGGCGAGTATGCTAAGGAAAGCGGTCATTACTTTCAACACCCCATCCCTCGCTTACCTTCGAAGCTCGTGTGGTCGAAAGTCGATGACTCGCCCGCTGCCACGCGTTCCAGAGCGTTTGAAGAGTTGGCAGCTTTGATTTCCATTGGAATGGGGAACTGAAAGGTATCACATCACTTGGCTCAGTGTTAATACCTGGCGGTATTACAcccggtgtgtgtgtgcgtggatGTGAATgtgaagggggggggggaccgTCAGGGGAAGAAGTTGCTTTCTTAGCCACGTAAGGGGATCTTAGTACCCCTCCCCGAAGACAAGAAGTTTGTACGGGCATGAAGGGTTCTCTCACATGCAACGAGTACTAAGGAGGAAGTTAATTGCGGGGCTTGGAACTGCCTTCGCAATATCTCGAAAAAGTAATGCTGCACCCAGTTTAGGGACTCCAGGGACCCAACACCTCATGCAAGTACATGCGTCTCTGTAGTCTGCCTCCTCCCTCGAGCTTTTCTTAGCTGCaccactccctttttttaaaaaatcccgaaacaaaaaaagtaaagggatTAAATGTGATTAgcaaggaaaataaatgaatgctTGTTCGGTCGTATTCAATTGAGCTCCACAGCAGAAATCACATTGGGACGGCAACAGCGACACCGACCAGCAAGAACGACAACCAAATCCTACCACCTTCGGTCGAGGTATCGGCAGGTTGGATGAAATAAACATCTCGAGCaaacgcattgctgaacccCCTTCTGTTAATGGTCATCCACGCAAAAGGAGAGCAGGAGGAAGGACAAACAAATGCGTCTGGAGGGAACACACTAATGATACGAACCAATGTTCCAAGCGACTAACATCAGCGCTGTTTCCactccctcctccttccttcagcCAAATGTACATGAAACGTAAGCAAAGTTGCCAGTTTAGGTGGAATTTATAATTAAACCACCTTGGCATCATGGGCTACCAAACTGTGCGGGTTGAAAAGGAATTGTCTTcaaggttaaaaaaaaaaaaagatattggCATTAGCGGGGGAGCCGATGCGCCACGTCTGCTCTGCGGGCGCCTCCTGCCATGAAACCCCGTTCGGACCCAACACGATGCATCGCTACCGCAAGAGCGGAACTGATCCCATCTCCTCCCACGGCAACCGGTGCAATTCCCGCTTAATTCGCCTCCCTGTGCCGTGCCCTACGGTTCGTACAATCCAGCTGTTCTACGCGGGGAAATAAGTATTCAGACCCGCAGCTCCTTAcccaaacaaaacagagaaatgAGAGAGGCGTGACGCGCGatacgcaaaaaaaaaaaaaagagctgcAATAATGAGGCAGATAGAAGTTTACAGCCCCACGATGAtgtgcaaaaagaaatgcgAAAGGTAATTGAACTCCATCGCTGTTGCACGCGGGCGTGCATGTGAATCAAAGTGACATGATCTGGTCAAATTGCCATGACATGCGGGAAAAGCAAACACCGGACGGGTTAATAGGAACACGTAGAACAAATTAACAGAACAAAAGAGAGCACCGCGACAAAAAACGAGATGATCACATATTTAGTCGACAGGAGTACGGAGCACCAAAAATCACCGCCTCCAATGCGAGGGTGCACATGAGTAAATTAAAACACAATACCGGCCGTTCACTTCCatgaacaaaagcaaaatgaaaagaaaaaaaggcaacaTTAGGAGTGTCGCCCCCTTGTCCGTAATCCGGTGAGAGCGAACTTGGCCCTGGTTTGTGAAACGCAGGCATCGGCAACGGCTGCCCAGTTCATTTCGAGCAACATTTACTTGTATAATCCCCGCACGAAATTTTTAACCCCACTCCGAAGTGATTTGGCCGCCTTCCGAACGATTCCTCGTGAATTTCCATTTTCCGACAGCACTGGGTACGTGTAGGGTTCTAAAGCAACACCGGTCGTTTGAAACTTGAGTATGGCATTCTCTTGTAAAAGGAACGGGGCATCGAGTGCGCGGCAGAAGTCCTTGTCGAACTCGATCACCGCAAGATGTTCACTATTCTGTTCGGCATTTGTATCCTCCTCCCCGGACGTGTCCTGCTCAAACGTGAGCTGTTTCACGGCACATATAAATTCATCGTGGTACTCGCCCTCATTGTCTTCGGCAGATATGATGAAAGTCAGCGCATCACTTGAGGTTACGGGAATACCGTCCTCTCGCAATCGGGGTACGACCAAACTGTCCCATGCCTTACGCACAGCCTGCTCTATCTCAGAACACGGAACACCTACGGGAATGCCCTTTGCTATAAGGGCGCATCCCCAGTTCTCCACCGGCACAGGGCGTTTGAGAAAGGCTTGGCTCATGGATGGAAAGTGTATGTCGATGTTGCGCCCGAGCAACAGTTCAATATTCCGAAACTTGCTCTTGTCTTCGAACGCGTTTTCATAACGGCGCTGAGTTGCAATCACCATATTGGATGCAGCCGCCTTTAGGCCGCAAATACCCCGCAAAATGTTACTGTGCATGGCGGCCGAGTTGGTGTAAAGACGCGCAATGGTGTCGCCGTTGTAAACATACAGTTCCGAGAGGGCCCGACCTATGGCGGCGGGGTACAGTGACGGGTTGCACGCCTCCTGCCACGTGGCCACGGAGTCCCTTCGAGGGGAACCGCTTAACTGCAACATTGCTAAGGTGGTTTCCAGAGGTCTCTCGCCTTCCTGCTCTTCTAGCGGGGGTAGTCGGTTCTGATCGACGAAGCTGTCGGGCTCCAACCTGAGATAGGCTAACATATTTAATGTTGATTGGAAACAGGTGTAAAAACACCCAATGTTTGTTCGATCCAATGAGTCGGCGCAGTTCACTCGCACAAAGCTGGTTTGGCAGGAGTTCAGCGTAACGCCTCCATCAACGCCTATGGTTCCAGCGGTAACCAGTTCGTCTGTAGAAAATGTGGCGAGCAGGGTTGTCCAAAAGGTTGTAGTGGTGCGGTCAATACCCTGTTCCTTTAGCATGTTGAGCCAGTCGACGTGCACGAGATCAAGTTGAGACCCCGGAAACGCCTGCTGCAGCGCCGCTTGTGATTTCGTGACGGCTTCTGTAAAGTGTTTTGTCAGAGCTTCCTCACTGCTATGATGACTTTGACGAAGCATATTGACGCAGCGCAACCTGGGGCCCCTGCCGGTGAGCTGTTCTCCCGAGTCGTACCTCATGATGGCAACCAGTTGAGTGAAGACGAAACTGAAGTACGAATCGCACCCTCGGAGAActtcttccttattttgACTGAACATCATTGCTGGCTCCGAGATAGTCTTGCTGATTCGTGTTGACCAATGTACGGGAACCGTGCCCCTAAGTATTGTGTGTTTGGCAAACTGAATAGGGCCATTGCCACCGCCCTGTCTCCACATCACATACTCGTACACGTGGTCGTTTCCCACCGCATTGACTGCGTTCAATCCTCTACCGAAGTACCGGGGGCCTGGATTGAGGTTATTTTGTCTCCCGCACAGCAACACATGAAGGATTGAGCCGTCTTTAAGCAAAACCTCCTTCTCCGCAGCGAACCCGCGGAGCAACACCGAGCAACAACTTTCAACGCCCGCTGTTACAAACGGTTTTCGCAGTTGCCTTGACCAGTCACTGTGAAACTGTGGGCCGTTACCGTCTTTTGATGAAACGAACGGAAACGGCCGCCGTAAGTCGCAGTCATCCGAATAGTAATAACCCCCTTCATGGCTATAGGTCTCAAACTCCTTCAACCTATTTCTATCCCCCGACGTCAGGTACAGGGGTTCCGAACCGGGAATTCCAAACGAAATCCACTCCGTGCCACCAACCCGGAGGATTGCGCCACCAAATGGCAGCACCGCAGCCTCCTCAACTTTTGTAGCAACAAGGAAATACATCCTGTCGAGACGTAGGCATCCGAACAACGCCGCAAACTCCACAAAGGACTCGAATGGACCACACTGTCTGTATGCGTCTCTCAAATTTGGAAACTCTCTATGGCAAAGCTTGTCGTAGCGCTGAATTTCTCCCCTTTCATCGACCACCAGCGGCACGCAATATGAACCGGCAGACCACTTTTGCCACTCCACCTCGTTTCCCGTTGCGGGTTCAGGTTGTTTGGCCACTGGTGACGAGGGCTTTTCAAAAAACATTAGCAGTTCCGGCTCTTTGGGAGGAGGCGGTGGCAACGGGCGAGCAAGAACTACAAAAAGTATACTTGTTCCGTCCTTTACAGCCACGGCACACCGCTTGCGCGGGCTCTTCTCCACGTACATTTTTTCAGCCCTATTcaaaaacgagaaaaaaaatcaatagatatacaaatatatatataaatgtgtaCGTCTGTGGGTACCAGGGTGGCCAATCAACGCGAGTCTTCTTCCTTGTGTGCAAAGGGCCTTATTTCCACAGTGGTCACCCGGCACCAACTTGGTCGcactcctttcttccttccgccTACTCCTCTTACtgaaaacgaaataaaaatgtaaaaaggGTAAGCCAtacgaaaaataaagaactATTAttgagggaggggggggggttgcgTCTGGCACAGCTGACTGACAGCACATACCCTCAATTCCTCCcccatttccttcttctttctccgCTGGCAATTCCGAGAGTACCATCATTAGccatatttgttttctttattttcttctcgtttttgttgctatTTTGAGGACGTTGCGGAAAAATGAAGACCCTAACGGttaaaagggaagaaaaacgaTACGATTAACATACACACTTGCACACATGTACATATGTacgcattaaaaaaaaactaaatggctaaataaattaaacagtctaaaaaaaaaaaaacactgatGCAACAAGACGTTGCGGTGGTGCTTATGCACCGGAGAGAGAAggatggggaaaagagaagacacGGATCGTAGTTAAGGATCAATCTGTCACTTTGGGATGTATTTCTCATTACCCACCGCCTCATCCATCCGCTCCAACCACGGCTtgattgttgttgcttcgaTAATTTCATTGTATAGTCGATGCCCTCTGACGGACTGCAGCACACCGTGGGTGTCCAAATCCGCGAGATCCGGCTTGGAACCGCCATgaaacttctttttcccgTCGAGTAAACCCTCCTTAACAAACCTGTCAATTTCATTATGGAGTTTCACCTTTGGATCGTCCGTGGGGAGCAAGTCCCCGCTTTTTAGGAGTCGTGGTTTCGTGACGTACTGCGCCACGAGGTACATGACCGGTGCACCCACAAGTTTTAGAAAGATCTTGTTCTTATACGGGATAGTTTCGATGTTGTCAATGTACGAGTATGACCCCCATGAGTTTAGGAGGGATGAATTGAATTCCAATGTTAAGAGCCGAACCATAGGCCCACGAGCCCACTCACGCCATTTCTTAACTTCAGGGTCCTCCAACTGCTTTCCCATTCCTACGTGTTTCGCAACGGTACTGACTATTACCTCCGAATCCACGAGGAAAGGACCGTCATCACCCCTTACACAGAACTTCAGCTGCGGCACCTTCTTGTACGCACTCATGGATATCTCCTTTTTAAACATTGGCTCCACCTCCACACACTCGTATCGGATTTTGTTGTAATCGAGAAAACTCTTCGTGGTGGCACAAAAAGGGCACGTTGAGTAGCGGTAGAGAAGAATGGGTGGGCACTTCTTTGGGTCGGTGATATGCGACAGTGCAAACTGCAGCTCCGTCTGGTCCTGCGCAGCGTTGAAATCCTCAGCGGTGCAACTCCTGTTTTCCTCCAACCGCCGCTGATATGTCACATAGCCGCCAGCAAAACCCAAACCCGCCAAAGCGCCTGTGGCACACAGAAGCTTCCGTGACATGGACCCCTTTGTGAACATAACTGTTGTGTCTCTCCCTACCcctttatttgtattttttgtctAATCTTTTGGTCCTTCGCCCTTCCTGCTTGAAATGATTGGCCGAATTTTCTGATTCTCCGGTGCTACAAGGGAGCATAACGGTTGTGAAAGATAACAGGAGGATGTGCATCACGAAAATAGGAATTAATTCAGAGTAAGAAGAAAATGGGGGAATGATAAACCCAACGAACCGGGCAAACGAGGTGACAGCAAAGCCATAGATGGCGCTAtacgagagaaaaggagttATAACGATATAAACGTTGTGACCAACGTCGAAAAAGCATGTGACGTTCATCACCAGATGAACCAACGAGGTTGCGTAacgtgcttctgtatgcatTGATTTGGCCGTATGTACGTTTATGTGGAGATTATGCTCGTCAGGAGCCATAACGCATGGACGGCATCCCGTCTCCCCACGACTTGGTGTGCCGTGGCCAATCCTCATCATCCGTGTTGTTCAATCCCTTTGCATTAATTCTTGGTTCCTTCCGTAGCTCATTTTCAAGTCCTATCTCCCCAAGTGATGCGTACGGACGCATCCGGCGCTTTGAGCGAGTCTCCATCTTGCGGTAACGCCGTCCGTATTCATCCTGGTCGCCGTGGACGATGGCATTTACTCTGTTCGCATAAACCTTTCGGGAAAGCCTCTTGAAGGGTTTATCGGGGACCTCCAAGGATTGTAGCATCTCGGCAATGCTGCCATCCCCGCTTCTGCCACTTAGCTTCTTGTGCGCACGCTTCTCCTCCGCGCTCATAAGAAAAGTACGTTCTGCCTCTTCCTTGCTTCGCCTCACACGGGCTCGCGCTAGTTCCTCGGGATCCAACGGCCACTGTCCCTTGGTATCCAGCCCATTTTCCACATGTTGCGCAATGAATGCGATTCGCTGACTATAGTCTACGACGCGAGAGGGCCATAGTTCGAATGCGTCCGGTTTCCTCAGGGCCAACCGCCTAAGTATTGATGCACGCTTTTGGCGCTTCCGCTGAAGCCAATGAAAGCGTCGTTTGCCTTGCCGCGCATCACGCAACTCAGCTAACGTAagtgtttcttcctttgctgCCTTGTActcctttgcctttttcAATCGCTCCCACTCACGCCTTCGTCTATCCAATGGCATGCGCCCTAGGGTAACGCGAAGGGCCTCATCCTTCTCCGTCAAGCCGAGTGAGCCAAACTTTACTCGGTCTCGTATGCTATAAGGGAGTGCGTTCACCCACTCAGGAAAATACGTATCGTCATCAAGCATGTAAGCATCAAGGCGTAGGGAAGGATACACGCCGTACTCTTCCACCAACCGTGTTTGATGGCGTTCAATAGTTTCTGCTTCATTATCCGCGTGGCGCAGTTCCTTGAACAACCGGTGGAACTCCCTCGCACCGACGGGCTGTCCAAATTTATCCATCATGTGGTTTCGACGGTCAACCTCATTTTCCATCAATTCCCGCAACGCGGTAGAGCACTTTTCACCGGGTGTGGGCGAGATGAGCGCCTGTTCATCAATTACTCTTGCGATTTCGTTGGCGTTACCTCCCAGGGGTTTGTCGCATCCAATATGAAGTTCTCTCTCAGTTACGTAGCCACTCTGTATCTTATCCAACTCTTTTCGCTGCTTCTCTTCACGGAGAAGAATATCTTGTTTTTTCGCCACCTTGCTGATGGCTGCTATGCTCTTCTTGTTTCGGTATGCATGTGGCTCCGTGAAGGGATCGCCGCGTTCCCGGTCTGTGAGGAGCCCTTTGTTGAAATTGACACCACCAGACGTTGAGCGACGCCCGAACGGCAGCCGCTTGAAGGACACGTAACG
This sequence is a window from Trypanosoma brucei gambiense DAL972 chromosome 7, complete sequence. Protein-coding genes within it:
- a CDS encoding T. brucei spp.-specific protein, which gives rise to MIAGHARHVRYHATQSVTGRHTLFRCTRTYVHECLHGRVGAESAMIAFPGHYRSIQIYLHFLLPPFFAGIPTMSRYPSSKRLRCKRARVGAHFDILFLQFEVEVPDFARRCLSLQWPPSIFFAVIFSPPLSYALTFSSLIRLCYRKFGGQLLIYIYFILFFKAPHIPTRHVDKYKATRPAPGNLTRMVEYTFPSDLFLLFDKLKPRKRVKPPEVLKHQGGGG
- a CDS encoding synaptojanin (N-terminal domain), putative is translated as MYVEKSPRKRCAVAVKDGTSILFVVLARPLPPPPPKEPELLMFFEKPSSPVAKQPEPATGNEVEWQKWSAGSYCVPLVVDERGEIQRYDKLCHREFPNLRDAYRQCGPFESFVEFAALFGCLRLDRMYFLVATKVEEAAVLPFGGAILRVGGTEWISFGIPGSEPLYLTSGDRNRLKEFETYSHEGGYYYSDDCDLRRPFPFVSSKDGNGPQFHSDWSRQLRKPFVTAGVESCCSVLLRGFAAEKEVLLKDGSILHVLLCGRQNNLNPGPRYFGRGLNAVNAVGNDHVYEYVMWRQGGGNGPIQFAKHTILRGTVPVHWSTRISKTISEPAMMFSQNKEEVLRGCDSYFSFVFTQLVAIMRYDSGEQLTGRGPRLRCVNMLRQSHHSSEEALTKHFTEAVTKSQAALQQAFPGSQLDLVHVDWLNMLKEQGIDRTTTTFWTTLLATFSTDELVTAGTIGVDGGVTLNSCQTSFVRVNCADSLDRTNIGCFYTCFQSTLNMLAYLRLEPDSFVDQNRLPPLEEQEGERPLETTLAMLQLSGSPRRDSVATWQEACNPSLYPAAIGRALSELYVYNGDTIARLYTNSAAMHSNILRGICGLKAAASNMVIATQRRYENAFEDKSKFRNIELLLGRNIDIHFPSMSQAFLKRPVPVENWGCALIAKGIPVGVPCSEIEQAVRKAWDSLVVPRLREDGIPVTSSDALTFIISAEDNEGEYHDEFICAVKQLTFEQDTSGEEDTNAEQNSEHLAVIEFDKDFCRALDAPFLLQENAILKFQTTGVALEPYTYPVLSENGNSRGIVRKAAKSLRSGVKNFVRGLYK
- a CDS encoding glutathione-S-transferase/glutaredoxin,putative — its product is MFTKGSMSRKLLCATGALAGLGFAGGYVTYQRRLEENRSCTAEDFNAAQDQTELQFALSHITDPKKCPPILLYRYSTCPFCATTKSFLDYNKIRYECVEVEPMFKKEISMSAYKKVPQLKFCVRGDDGPFLVDSEVIVSTVAKHVGMGKQLEDPEVKKWREWARGPMVRLLTLEFNSSLLNSWGSYSYIDNIETIPYKNKIFLKLVGAPVMYLVAQYVTKPRLLKSGDLLPTDDPKVKLHNEIDRFVKEGLLDGKKKFHGGSKPDLADLDTHGVLQSVRGHRLYNEIIEATTIKPWLERMDEAVGNEKYIPK